The Actinocorallia herbida DNA window GCTCGCCGCGCCCGTCGCGCTCGCCCTCGGCGTAGGGGTGGTCCCGGTGCGCAAATCCGGCAAGCTGCCGTCGGAAACCTACGCCGAGACCTATGATCTGGAATACGGCACCGCGACCATCGAGATCCACCGGGACGCCCTGCGCCCCGGAGACCGCGTGCTGATCGTCGACGACGTCCTGGCCACCGGCGGCACCGCCGCGGCCGCCGCGTCGCTGGTCCGCAAGTCGGGTGCCGAGGCGGCCGGGCTGAGCGTCCTGATGGAACTGACGTTCCTTGACGGGCGGGACCGGCTGACCGATCTTCCCATCCACACCCTGGTGGCGGTCTGACCTGGAGTTTCGGTCAGGCGGGAACCGGGGTATCCGGGTCGTCGCCTTGGTCCTGGCTATAGACTGGGCCTTTACCAGGGAATCGTTCCGGGAGACGAGGAGGCTGGGTGCCCGCTGAGACGGCTGCTGCCAAGAGCACAGGGACGTCCGCGCCGGAGTCCCGCGCGGGCGAGAACCCGACGCCCGAGGCCGACTCCGCCGCGCCCGCGCCTGCCCCCGCCGACACCGTCCGGGCCGAAGACCAGGGTGAGTCGTCACCGGGCGCACCGCGTCCGGCGGCCTCG harbors:
- a CDS encoding adenine phosphoribosyltransferase, whose product is MASQGLQQSILGLIRDVPDYPKPGVLFKDITPLLDDSAAFQAVVTAMAEAAGDVTKVVGLEARGFLLAAPVALALGVGVVPVRKSGKLPSETYAETYDLEYGTATIEIHRDALRPGDRVLIVDDVLATGGTAAAAASLVRKSGAEAAGLSVLMELTFLDGRDRLTDLPIHTLVAV